A stretch of the Malus domestica chromosome 08, GDT2T_hap1 genome encodes the following:
- the LOC139198324 gene encoding uncharacterized protein isoform X2 produces the protein MKRPLRFATTDNPPFALAEQTHFSPTHSSCYWRLRWSPPLTVASRHWNTMDPNIILRELKKRFKNKIREVEMETGSQDLDLTRLLASAMNLNLFYMFW, from the exons ATGAAGAGACCATTGCGATTTGCGACTACTGATAATCCCCCATTTGCCCTAGCAGAGCAAACCCACTTCTCCCCAACCCACTCCag TTGTTATTGGCGGCTGAGGTGGTCTCCGCCGCTCACGGTGGCGAGTCGACACTG gaACACCATGGATCCGAACATCATCCTCAGGGAGTTAAAGAAGCGTTTCAAGAACAAAATCAGGGAGGTGGAAATGGAGACTGGCAGCCAAGATTTGGATCTCACCCGTCTTCTAGCATCCGCTATGAATTTGAACCTTTTTTACAT GTTCTGGTGA
- the LOC139198324 gene encoding uncharacterized protein isoform X1, with translation MSMHASIRHHLEHHGSEHHPQGVKEAFQEQNQGGGNGDWQPRFGSHPSSSIRYEFEPFLHVLVMIYKKGFAYDNTKPKYDRTLYDLKKLKRQLRRIKAALHGMNLEAGEDEDEDEKFATLQKWKHAGRNVVLFRCCFGLKAFFVLVWATIYQELYIP, from the exons ATGTCAATGCATGCATCAATCCGACACCACTTG gaACACCATGGATCCGAACATCATCCTCAGGGAGTTAAAGAAGCGTTTCAAGAACAAAATCAGGGAGGTGGAAATGGAGACTGGCAGCCAAGATTTGGATCTCACCCGTCTTCTAGCATCCGCTATGAATTTGAACCTTTTTTACAT GTTCTGGTGATGATTTATAAGAAGGGGTTCGCCTACGATAACACCAAACCGAAATATGATCGGACCCTGTATGATTTGAAGAAGCTAAAAAGACAGCTCCGAAGGATTAAGGCGGCCCTACATGGAATGAATTTGGAGGCTggtgaagatgaagatgaagatgaaaagTTCGCAACTCTTCAAAAGTGGAAACACGCCGGTCGTAATGTTGTGCTGTTTCGCTGTTGTTTCGGCTTGAAAGCCTTTTTCGTCCTCGTCTGGGCCACTATATATCAGGAATTATACATTCCATGA